A stretch of the Capsicum annuum cultivar UCD-10X-F1 chromosome 10, UCD10Xv1.1, whole genome shotgun sequence genome encodes the following:
- the LOC107844996 gene encoding protein TRM32-like, with protein MGKGLRNRRECSPSGCMFGILHHLNQQQRWHQVRKRLPYIKQAGGKHFAAAGDHRSNATTTDSTSYPEKVDVKSDDSPIVEKTAAPHHKSSIKSRLKTLVTKELISRKKVQHRRSVSCPTTMPLEQTAPIRYLGPSNLVSSPKSSLNDETLQQPQNEYSTIASLLDPPQPEERKDAVTTHTCELCAAMLDMNHLKQCATTKNGKQPVTNFTLRRTQSLYFRERTKNVSTEESKLFLDALDLLNMREELFLKILQDPNSSLASQLHGAHASKGLTKSVSFPSRLSLGKIDRSSNHKSCQDESQIRGELLGTAVFESAEKLNRHLVTRRKEEVVKDVLTRFESFDKVPPSSSGAKHKHHNSKLVLARFKNLKEKITHALKESRKEKHRIVMDGVLHKVPHGHRSSNDVKQGTYLAEKPTADGHDGYHSTFSKSQKKSFSRTSSLNDSLDSYNRLLESCFSTDEKQLSSERSSLRASRSPSPGRSRTIVLERILSLPDLRHYPSFRFEDTPEASYSETLDTAALAASRSSEQNSLHIPLGSERKIQQDSSSDAKIPEDFLDVSENSDDIGDLKTEENSLLVEYNKEGKSSSNSTSDKPIPTTMPDMIIEEATTVPADLSATEGIAENAFGTNEEGISTDEQKRNLLLIQVDERNKAEFNYVKDVLDLSGFRGNEFMNLSAFDDVGGCFLSQPDCSGYDEENGICNQLLLFDLINEVVLQLYDRSSLYWPKALTPRSYIHPMLHVGYHLLEEVWREISWWLSFNLEINDQSLLGDVASRDLAKGDHWMNLQFDAECVGLELEDLIFDDLLDELMFIDIY; from the exons ATGGGAAAGGGTCTGAGAAACCGACGAGAATGTAGTCCTTCAGGATGCATGTTTGGGATACTTCATCATTTAAATCAACAACAACGGTGGCATCAAGTCAGGAAACGCCTCCCATACATAAAGCAGGCTGGTGGAAAGCATTTTGCTG CGGCAGGAGATCATAGGAGTAATGCAACTACAACTGATTCGACTAGCTATCCAGAAAAAGTAGATGTCAAATCTGATGATTCCCCT ATTGTAGAGAAAACTGCAGCCCCACATCACAAAAGTTCAATAAAGTCTCGTTTAAAAACTTTGGTTACAAAAGAGCTAATATCTAGAAAAAAGGTCCAACATCGCCGAAGTGTGTCCTGTCCTACAACAATGCCACTGGAACAAACTGCTCCTATTCGCTATCTAGGCCCTAGTAATTTAGTTTCTTCTCCAAAAAGTTCTTTAAATGACGAGACTTTGCAGCAGCCTCAGAATGAGTATTCTACCATTGCTAGTTTGTTAGATCCACCCCAGCCGGAGGAAAGAAAGGATGCTGTAACCACCCACACATGTGAGTTGTGTGCAGCTATGCTTGATATGAATCACTTAAAGCAATGTGCTACTACCAAGAACGGGAAGCAACCAGTTACAAACTTCACTCTTCGTCGTACACAATCACTTTATTTTAGAGAGCGGACTAAAAATGTGTCCACTGAAGAGTCGAAGCTATTTTTGGATGCTCTTGATTTACTGAACATGAGAGAGGAGTTATTCCTTAAAATATTACAGGACCCAAATTCTTCATTAGCGAGTCAGTTACATGGGGCACATGCATCCAAAGGCTTAACTAAGTCCGTGTCATTTCCTTCCCGTCTCTCACTGGGGAAAATCGACAGGTCAAGCAATCACAAGAGCTGTCAGGACGAGTCACAAATTAGGGGTGAATTACTGGGGACTGCTGTATTTGAATCTGCAGAAAAGTTGAACAGACATTTAGTAACGAGGAGAAAGGAGGAAGTCGTAAAAGATGTGCTGACAAGATTTGAATCATTTGATAAGGTCCCTCCGAGTTCATCTGGTGCCAAACACAAACATCACAATAGCAAACTTGTCCTTGCACGTTTCAAGAACTTGAAGGAGAAAATAACACATGCGCTTAAGGAGAGCCGTAAGGAGAAGCATCGAATTGTCATGGACGGTGTCCTTCATAAGGTTCCGCATGGCCATAGGTCATCCAATGATGTTAAACAGGGAACCTATCTAGCTGAGAAGCCAACTGCAGATGGACATGACGGATACCATTCTACATTTAGCAAGAGCCAGAAGAAATCTTTTTCAAGAACGTCATCGCTCAATGACTCACTAGACAGTTACAATAGATTGCTTGAATCCTGCTTCAGTACGGACGAAAAGCAGCTGAGCTCTGAAAGGTCTAGTTTGAGAGCATCTAGATCACCTTCACCAGGTAGAAGTAGGACCATAGTCCTAGAGAGGATTCTTTCTTTGCCTGATCTTAGGCACTACCCTTCTTTCCGGTTTGAGGATACTCCCGAAGCCAGTTATTCAGAAACACTTGATACAGCTGCATTGGCCGCATCCAGAAGCAGTGAACAGAATTCCCTTCATATTCCATTAGGTTCAGAaaggaaaattcaacaagattcCAGTTCAGACGCCAAGATTCCAGAAGATTTTCTTGATGTCAGCGAGAATTCAGATGACATTGGTGACTTAAAGACAGAGGAGAACTCTCTTCTGGTTGAATACAATAAAGAGGGAAAGTCATCTTCTAATTCCACTTCCGATAAACCGATTCCTACTACTATGCCTGATATGATTATTGAAGAAGCTACTACCGTCCCAGCAGATCTCTCCGCAACTGAAG GCATAGCAGAAAATGCATTCGGCACTAATGAAGAAGGAATATCAACCGATGAACAGAAGAGAAATCTATTGCTTATTCAAGTGGATGAAAGAAATAAAGCTGAATTCAACTATGTAAAAGATGTGTTGGATCTATCAGGCTTTAGAGGAAATGAATTTATGAACCTTTCGGCATTTGATGATGTGGGAGGATGTTTTCTTTCTCAACCCGACTGTTCAGGCTATGATGAAGAAAATGGAATCTGCAATCAACTTCTTCTGTTTGATTTAATCAACGAGGTCGTATTACAGCTTTACGACAGATCATCTTTATACTGGCCAAAGGCGTTAACTCCTCGTTCTTATATCCATCCAATGCTGCATGTTGGATACCATCTGCTTGAGGAGGTATGGAGAGAGATAAGCTGGTGGCTCAGTTTCAACCTGGAGATCAATGATCAATCACTACTTGGTGATGTTGCGAGTCGTGATCTAGCAAAAGGTGACCATTGGATGAACCTGCAGTTTGATGCAGAGTGTGTTGGCTTGGAGCTCGAGGATCTCATATTCGATGATCTTTTAGATGAGCTAATGTTCATTGACATTTATTAA